A stretch of the Geovibrio thiophilus genome encodes the following:
- a CDS encoding PD-(D/E)XK nuclease family protein, producing MIHIYRTPAAKPVIPVISEYLKSSGLLSGNVCCVLPTGRNKRSLALRFNTSEKSPVILSIPEFNSFLFRTEKPVVPPELRHFFMRQAADRLSRDEKLALFKRTDPDFMENFITFAETGSAFFRFFREIKGELITAEELAKHALYTDYERQTRILHALWEAYTGILGANGLCDSSEMFDNPQFNQFFTDRFTDYVFLITGFLTRHEMRTLKTLSEKGSVHLFFHFIGDKTINHKEIEETLGTAVPDDEPAAPTGSIEVIETGSRMEEYEFITEKIYETAAKGVDFNRMAVILPDEKMKAYFIENDIYNLFNITAGTDGTYSEIYQTADIIRKAAEENLLSGGLIGIETMEKLTAQPFLKKITGFGSLAERIKDLIGMKRLAVTFDETAGFPSVRKVLTPFFKETHTTLTDAAKKLINLAEIFNENAEDQREKQHGTLVIKELKRLITVYAPVMDIFPLHTALTQLMGALARLGFHRPGGEVTVMGLLETRNMQFDAVFIPNMNADVFPPSSDKDLFLNTEIRCSLRLPTFLDREHLIKNYMSQIIAKSKFAYISCISRDKGSSYRSPFLEEIIIKRRLRVRPYSSSGFRIFSTTENGLRLYEQTSFKPDAGIAGKLKKRGISATMLNDYIACPYRFYAKYIIGLKPAERPEDSIPPYEYGKAIHSVLENIYSAGLPETAEELHGRIYSGFLEAIGKFDAYRVNPLEKEQAEDLAERLYLFAVNEINRFSEGWRPKTEEDELEAKINGMRLKGRLDRTDENGGKTAIIDYKLKTVKDFRDFKPEKIKDVQMPLYALLFMHKHGHMPDEILWYDLKKEFRTVKAFDVSRMDEFREFLEEMLKRLADPEQAYPRTDRQSDCRYCDYADLCGRS from the coding sequence ATGATTCATATATACAGAACCCCTGCGGCAAAACCTGTTATTCCCGTTATATCGGAATATCTTAAAAGCTCCGGACTTCTCTCGGGGAATGTCTGCTGCGTACTGCCCACCGGCAGAAACAAACGCTCTCTGGCGCTCAGATTTAATACGTCTGAAAAATCCCCCGTAATACTCAGCATACCGGAGTTCAACAGCTTCCTTTTCCGCACGGAAAAACCTGTTGTGCCGCCCGAACTCAGGCATTTTTTCATGAGACAGGCGGCAGATCGGCTCAGCAGAGACGAAAAACTTGCCCTCTTTAAACGAACCGACCCGGACTTCATGGAAAACTTTATAACATTCGCGGAGACAGGCAGCGCCTTTTTCCGCTTTTTCAGGGAGATAAAGGGTGAACTGATAACAGCGGAAGAGCTTGCCAAACATGCCCTCTATACTGATTACGAAAGACAGACCCGCATTCTCCATGCGCTCTGGGAGGCATACACAGGGATTCTGGGAGCTAACGGACTGTGCGACTCCTCCGAGATGTTCGATAATCCTCAGTTTAATCAATTCTTTACAGACAGGTTCACCGATTATGTGTTTCTGATAACCGGCTTCCTTACAAGGCACGAGATGAGGACGCTGAAAACACTCTCCGAAAAAGGCTCCGTACACCTTTTCTTTCACTTTATCGGAGATAAGACCATTAACCACAAAGAGATTGAGGAAACTTTAGGCACAGCCGTGCCGGACGATGAACCCGCTGCCCCCACAGGCAGCATTGAGGTCATAGAAACAGGTTCCCGCATGGAAGAGTATGAGTTCATCACGGAAAAAATATACGAGACAGCGGCAAAAGGGGTAGACTTCAACCGCATGGCGGTGATTCTGCCTGATGAAAAAATGAAAGCCTACTTCATAGAAAACGATATTTACAACCTTTTCAATATTACGGCAGGCACTGACGGAACATACTCTGAAATATACCAGACTGCGGACATAATCAGGAAGGCGGCGGAAGAGAATCTCCTTTCCGGAGGCTTAATAGGCATTGAGACAATGGAGAAGCTGACTGCCCAGCCATTCCTGAAAAAAATTACAGGATTCGGTTCATTGGCAGAACGCATCAAGGATCTGATAGGCATGAAGCGTCTTGCCGTGACCTTTGATGAAACGGCGGGATTCCCTTCCGTGCGAAAGGTCCTCACCCCTTTCTTCAAAGAGACTCACACAACACTCACTGATGCGGCTAAAAAGCTGATAAACCTTGCGGAAATATTTAACGAAAACGCTGAGGATCAGCGTGAGAAACAGCACGGAACACTTGTGATAAAGGAGCTCAAAAGACTGATAACCGTCTATGCTCCGGTTATGGATATTTTTCCGCTGCATACCGCCCTCACCCAGCTGATGGGAGCGCTCGCGCGTCTCGGCTTTCACCGCCCCGGAGGCGAGGTGACTGTCATGGGGCTTCTGGAAACCAGAAACATGCAGTTTGACGCGGTTTTTATCCCCAATATGAATGCGGATGTTTTTCCGCCTTCCAGTGATAAAGATCTGTTCCTCAACACGGAAATCCGGTGCAGCCTCCGTCTGCCCACATTTCTGGACAGGGAGCACCTGATCAAAAACTATATGAGCCAGATAATAGCTAAAAGTAAATTCGCATACATATCATGTATTTCACGTGATAAAGGCTCATCATACCGCAGCCCGTTTCTGGAAGAGATTATAATAAAACGAAGGCTCCGAGTGCGCCCCTACTCATCCTCCGGATTCCGCATATTCAGCACAACGGAAAACGGACTGAGACTGTATGAGCAAACCTCCTTCAAGCCTGATGCAGGTATAGCGGGCAAGCTCAAAAAACGCGGAATTTCAGCTACAATGCTCAACGACTATATTGCCTGCCCTTACAGGTTTTACGCTAAATACATCATAGGCTTGAAGCCTGCCGAAAGACCGGAGGACTCCATTCCCCCTTACGAATACGGCAAGGCAATCCACAGCGTTCTGGAAAACATATACTCCGCAGGTCTTCCTGAAACTGCGGAAGAGCTCCATGGGCGGATTTACAGCGGCTTTCTGGAAGCCATAGGCAAATTTGACGCATACAGAGTCAACCCGCTGGAAAAGGAACAGGCAGAGGATTTGGCGGAACGTCTTTACTTATTCGCAGTCAATGAAATAAACAGGTTCAGCGAAGGATGGCGACCGAAAACAGAAGAGGACGAACTGGAAGCGAAGATAAACGGAATGCGTCTGAAAGGCAGGCTGGACAGAACGGACGAAAACGGCGGCAAAACAGCCATAATCGATTACAAACTGAAAACTGTCAAAGATTTCAGGGATTTTAAGCCGGAAAAGATAAAAGACGTGCAGATGCCGCTTTACGCTCTGCTTTTTATGCACAAACACGGGCATATGCCTGACGAAATCCTCTGGTATGACTTGAAAAAAGAGTTCAGAACCGTGAAAGCGTTTGACGTAAGCCGCATGGATGAGTTCAGGGAGTTTCTGGAGGAGATGCTGAAACGCCTCGCTGACCCCGAACAGGCATACCCGAGAACCGACAGGCAGTCCGACTGTCGCTACTGCGACTATGCGGATCTCTGCGGGAGGAGCTGA
- a CDS encoding PepSY domain-containing protein: MKKAALLTLAVVLAAGMAFAYGPGAKGGRGGFGGCGGAGYNTPCGGGPCGAPVADYQPVTEDAAKASVEKYVAENFKGFKIEKFDKFVMPRGESYQATVKDANGNTFYFHVRRDGSVFGPITAN; encoded by the coding sequence ATGAAAAAAGCGGCATTATTAACACTTGCGGTGGTTCTCGCGGCGGGAATGGCGTTCGCCTATGGTCCCGGCGCAAAAGGCGGCAGAGGCGGTTTCGGCGGATGCGGCGGAGCTGGGTATAACACGCCCTGCGGCGGAGGTCCCTGCGGAGCGCCTGTTGCTGATTATCAGCCAGTGACAGAGGACGCAGCCAAGGCGTCTGTTGAAAAATACGTGGCTGAAAATTTCAAAGGCTTCAAAATTGAGAAGTTCGACAAATTTGTCATGCCCAGAGGCGAGTCGTATCAGGCAACTGTTAAGGACGCAAACGGCAATACTTTTTACTTCCATGTCAGGAGAGACGGTTCCGTCTTCGGTCCTATAACCGCAAACTGA
- a CDS encoding glycosyltransferase family 9 protein translates to MNRRPVTVFFKLGALGDTIMTTPALRAYRKSFPHEEIIYIIGKTCEAALLGNPNIDRLITFDDDAFYTGGVVTRMRTMFKVTNLIKSCRAEKIFIMQRDGAWDHAAKNAGITERFGFSDGKSKYLTRALTNWDEFHEVDAYIELCKLAEGFKPDGHVMNVYHSESEPERVASLTGRLFEKRVIAVAPGGRSGMKAEDDLRRWRGYLELIRKIVAESDCNVLVIGSKSDKDLLDTGGFDEARVKNLCGKIPVAGSYAALKRCTVLVANDGGAMILGAAAGIPVVSIFGPTSPLNRYPITNHLSRYIWLEKKCSPCIKNGSFPRRTNHSCMGDITPDMVFAEIKDVLSRIGQK, encoded by the coding sequence TTGAACAGAAGACCGGTTACTGTTTTTTTCAAACTCGGAGCGCTTGGGGACACCATAATGACCACCCCCGCTCTGAGAGCATACCGCAAATCCTTTCCCCATGAAGAAATCATCTACATAATCGGTAAAACATGCGAAGCGGCTCTTCTCGGAAATCCCAATATTGACAGACTTATAACCTTTGATGACGATGCCTTTTACACAGGCGGGGTTGTAACCCGCATGAGAACCATGTTCAAGGTCACAAACCTGATAAAGTCATGCAGGGCAGAGAAAATATTCATTATGCAGCGTGACGGAGCTTGGGATCATGCCGCCAAAAATGCCGGAATTACCGAGCGCTTCGGCTTCAGCGACGGCAAAAGCAAATACCTCACCCGCGCTCTCACAAACTGGGACGAGTTTCACGAGGTTGACGCGTATATTGAGCTCTGCAAGCTTGCTGAAGGCTTCAAACCGGACGGGCATGTGATGAATGTCTATCACAGCGAATCGGAACCGGAAAGGGTCGCAAGCCTCACGGGAAGACTCTTTGAGAAAAGAGTCATAGCCGTTGCCCCGGGCGGGCGCTCAGGCATGAAAGCAGAGGATGACCTCAGACGCTGGCGGGGGTATCTTGAGCTGATCAGAAAAATTGTGGCGGAAAGTGACTGCAATGTTCTTGTGATAGGCTCAAAAAGTGATAAGGATCTCCTTGATACAGGCGGATTCGATGAGGCAAGGGTGAAAAACCTCTGCGGGAAAATCCCTGTCGCAGGCTCATACGCCGCTCTGAAACGCTGCACTGTCCTTGTCGCTAATGACGGCGGAGCGATGATACTCGGCGCTGCCGCGGGTATACCCGTTGTTTCCATATTCGGTCCCACCAGCCCGCTTAACAGATACCCCATAACCAACCACCTCAGCAGATACATCTGGCTTGAGAAGAAGTGCTCCCCCTGCATAAAGAACGGCAGTTTCCCGAGAAGGACAAACCATTCCTGCATGGGTGACATAACGCCGGATATGGTATTTGCCGAAATCAAAGATGTTCTCAGCCGTATCGGACAGAAATAA
- a CDS encoding nuclear transport factor 2 family protein yields the protein MKFRKLLSLAAVLLASLTVSACGGADGTAGNGNTDVSVSLRGISAPLTDETGEIGLGYKISRIFLDVYAQGDHNPNVRINILNRIKNGDSEVIIDGLEAGREYVFSVSAYGVRDLMLCSGSDTATITANQDTEINLTCKFDNETTLRASLYEIADFFINDNDRTPEKIEAFIADNATFGIENGLDRAAFIQDALDDDGEFIPAPLEDVEIADIQPAAYGKILKIKIKYEDGSYEFHTLRVVKQNGVWKYAGNGFLYELDIAPRTLTAYYPDNHTETYSGIYADVYDMTGNISYITVTGPKLPAAGTKMIRSTYGGDNFIFQAADNGTAGSGMRLFDKAVYPIDDDNITGIADNAAYTFKAYDSNGTLLETRTLNLPVRPFTSTEVTEGHFLKPITAISGIVTDYKTTDFTATLSKPAAEHPVFMRATFEAGDNYAMHNFFEKALPVNTSLHSLTFSTSSVSFTPFSGSFTAKAVFENGRETLYVRSMTH from the coding sequence ATGAAATTCAGAAAACTTCTTTCACTGGCGGCAGTTCTGCTGGCATCACTCACTGTTTCAGCCTGCGGCGGCGCAGACGGAACAGCGGGAAACGGTAATACGGACGTCAGCGTATCACTAAGGGGAATATCAGCCCCGCTTACAGATGAGACCGGGGAAATCGGTTTAGGATACAAAATCAGCAGGATCTTTCTGGATGTTTACGCTCAGGGAGACCACAACCCGAATGTGCGTATCAATATTCTGAACCGGATAAAAAACGGCGACAGTGAAGTTATCATTGACGGGCTTGAGGCAGGCAGGGAATACGTTTTCTCGGTTTCCGCCTACGGCGTGAGAGACCTCATGCTGTGCAGCGGATCAGACACGGCGACAATCACAGCAAATCAGGATACAGAAATAAACCTCACCTGTAAATTCGACAACGAAACCACACTGCGCGCGTCATTATATGAAATCGCTGATTTTTTCATAAACGATAATGACAGAACACCGGAGAAGATTGAAGCTTTCATCGCGGATAACGCGACATTCGGTATTGAAAACGGGCTTGACAGAGCTGCCTTCATTCAGGACGCCTTAGATGATGACGGTGAATTCATTCCCGCACCCCTTGAGGATGTGGAGATAGCGGACATTCAGCCTGCGGCATACGGAAAGATACTGAAAATAAAAATCAAATATGAGGACGGCAGCTATGAGTTTCACACACTGCGTGTTGTGAAGCAGAACGGGGTCTGGAAATATGCCGGAAACGGCTTCCTCTACGAGCTCGACATAGCCCCCCGAACCCTCACGGCATATTACCCCGACAACCATACGGAAACATACTCCGGAATTTACGCCGATGTATATGACATGACCGGAAATATCAGCTACATAACGGTGACAGGTCCGAAACTCCCAGCCGCCGGAACAAAAATGATACGCAGCACTTACGGCGGAGACAACTTTATCTTTCAGGCAGCGGACAACGGAACTGCCGGAAGCGGAATGCGCCTGTTTGATAAAGCCGTATATCCCATTGACGATGACAACATCACAGGTATAGCAGACAACGCAGCGTATACTTTCAAGGCTTACGACTCAAACGGCACACTCCTTGAAACACGCACATTGAATCTTCCGGTGCGCCCTTTTACTTCAACAGAAGTTACCGAAGGGCACTTCCTCAAACCGATAACAGCGATCAGCGGCATTGTAACAGATTACAAAACAACGGATTTTACAGCTACCTTGAGCAAGCCTGCCGCTGAGCATCCCGTTTTTATGCGGGCAACATTTGAGGCAGGTGACAATTACGCCATGCACAATTTCTTTGAGAAAGCCCTGCCTGTGAACACATCGCTGCACAGCCTGACTTTCAGCACGTCTTCCGTGAGCTTCACCCCGTTCTCGGGAAGCTTTACGGCAAAGGCTGTCTTTGAAAACGGCAGGGAAACCCTGTACGTCAGAAGCATGACCCACTGA